The following proteins are co-located in the Flectobacillus major DSM 103 genome:
- a CDS encoding DUF192 domain-containing protein, whose translation MKKIVILLFVGLLLFGSMIPKLINIFRKDDEVSTISNNPTNAVPNEPLFVKEGELVFLKNNKQLTIEVADNEAETTQGLMYRKSMPDSCGMLFVFPDSQERSFWMKNTYIPLDILYLDSQKQILTIQANRTPFSEEAIPSLKEAQYVLEVNAGYCQRNGIQQGDKVDFKIQ comes from the coding sequence ATGAAAAAAATTGTTATTCTTCTTTTTGTAGGTTTATTATTGTTTGGAAGTATGATACCCAAACTCATCAATATTTTTAGGAAAGATGATGAAGTAAGCACAATTAGTAATAACCCAACCAATGCAGTACCTAATGAACCTCTTTTTGTCAAAGAAGGGGAATTAGTCTTTTTGAAAAATAACAAACAACTAACCATTGAGGTAGCCGACAACGAAGCCGAAACGACGCAGGGCTTGATGTATCGTAAAAGTATGCCCGATAGCTGTGGAATGCTGTTTGTATTTCCCGATAGCCAAGAACGCAGCTTTTGGATGAAAAATACATATATTCCCTTAGACATTCTGTATTTAGATAGTCAAAAACAAATTCTTACGATTCAGGCTAACCGCACACCCTTTTCTGAAGAGGCTATTCCTTCTCTCAAAGAAGCTCAATATGTATTAGAAGTAAATGCTGGATACTGCCAAAGAAATGGGATTCAGCAAGGCGATAAAGTTGATTTCAAGATTCAATAG